The sequence CCGGAGCCGCCGCCGGCGGCCAGCTGCTCGACGCCGGTGACGTCCGTCCGGGTGCCGGGCAGCGCCGTCGTGGCGGCGTGCGCCAGCCGGTCCATGACCGCCGTGTCGACGGTGTCGGTCTGCGCGTCCGCGGGGTAGAGCAGCACCACCGTCGACTGGTGGCCGGCGCCCAGCAGCGCGGGCGCGTGCGTCGTCAGGTAGGAGACCGAGCGGATTCCCTGGTCATGGGGGATGGTCGCCTCGACGGCGCGCAGTGCCGCGGTCGCGCCGGGCGCGTCGGCGGTGGTCCCTTTCGGAAAGGTCAGCAGCAGGACGCTGGGATTGATCCCGGCGCCGCCGAACTGGCGGGCGAGGTTCTCGTTCGCGGTGAAGCCGGGGCTCGACAGCGCGAGGCCACTGCGCAGCCGGCCTGACACGGTCGGGGCCAGCACGAGGCCGACCACGAAGACGGCGAGCCAACCAAACAGCACCAACCGTCGATGCTTCATGATCCATTCAGAGATGCGGTGCACGTGGCCCTCGTTTCCGGCCGGCTGGTCCGGCTCGGCGACGACGCTAGGAAGGCACCCTCGCGCGCACATCGGCCGTGAGCAGGTATTCGGCGGTCCGGCTCCCGTGCTGCTCCTCCTCCCGGCGGACGGCGTGCTCCTCCCCACGGCGGAGGACAGGTGGGTGAGAGGTGCCTACTCTCGGTCCATGCAGCTGGGAGCCTCGCGGGACCGTCTGGCCGACGCGCTGATCGGCGTGGCGGCGGCGGCCGGCCTGCTCGTCGACCATGCGCTGAGCCGGCCTGGCGACGCGACGACGCCCTGGCAGGTGCTGATCGCCGTCGTCACCGGCCTCGCGCTCGCCGGCCGGCGCCGTCTGCCGGTGACGTCGTTCGCGGTCACCGTGACCCTCGTCCTTCTCGGTCTGCCGATGCTGCACGCGACCCGCGCCGCCGTCACGACGACGATGGTGGCCGCCGCGACCATCGCCCATCAGGGGCCGCGGAAGATCTCCGTCGTCGTCGGCCTCGCCCTGGTGCCGTGCGTCGGCCTCGGCGTCGTCCTCTCCAGGACCGACGACGCCGGATGGGCGACGTTCGTGGCCTACACCGTGGTCGTGCTCGCCGCGGTCGCGGCCGGGGACGCCTGGCGGTGGCGGCAGGAGACGACCCGCGCCCGGGCCGCCGCCCTCCAGGCCCGCCAGGCCGCGGACGCGCAGGCGCGCTACGACGCGAACAGGTTGCGGCTCGCCAGGGACCTGCACGACAGCGTCGGGCACGCGCTCGTGGCGATCAACACCCAGGCCGGGGTCGCCGCGCACCTGCACAGCCGGGACGCCGACCCGGGGCTGGTGGACGCGCTGCGTGAGATCAAGCTGGCCTCCGCGGTGGCGCTGGACGAGCTGCGGGCGACGGTCCGCGCGCTGCGCACCGACGTTCGGGGCACGACGAGCGGCTCCCCGCTCGCCATGGAGGCTGGTTCCGCCCTCACCGCGGAGGGCATCGAGGCACTCAGCCGGCCGCTTCGGGCACAGGGGCTCGTCGTGGAGATCGTCGGGTCGCCGGCGACCGCCGCGATTCCGGCCGGTGTCGCCGAGGCGGGCTACCGCATCGTGCAGGAGAGCCTGACCAACGTGCTGCGCCACGCCAGCGCCACCCGGGTCCGGGTCGAGCTCGACCACGGGCCCGACGCGGTGGGCATCGTCGTGCACGACGACGGCCTCGGGCGCTCGACCCCGGTCACGCCGAAGGCTGGGCACGGCCTCGTCGGGATGACCGAACGGGCCGAGGCGCTCGGCGGCACCCTGACGGCCGGGCCAGGCGCCGGCGGCTGGCTGGTCCGCGCGCGGCTGCCCGCGGTCCCGCCGGCCGGCGTGAACCCCCCAGCCATCAGCGTGCTGTGACCGCTGGCCTCCGGGTCGTCGTCGCCGACGACCAGACCCTCGTGCGCAGCGGCTTCGCGGCCCTCCTGGCTGCCGAACCCGACATCGACGTCGTCGGGCAGGCCGGTACCGGAGCCGACGCGGTCGCGGAGGTCACCAGGACGCGGCCCGACGTGGTGCTCATGGACATCCGCATGCCGGTGCTCGACGGCATCGAAGCGACCCGCCGAATCCGCGCGGACCCGGCGCTGGCGGGCGTACAGGTCCTCATCCTGACCACGTTCGACCTCGACGACTACGTGTATGGGGCGCTTCGGGCCGGCGCCAGCGGCTTCCTGCTGAAGGGCATGGAGCCCACGGCGCTTGTCCACGCCGTCCATCTGGTCCGCGACGGTGGGGCGCTGCTCGCGCCCTCGGCCACCCGGCTGCTCATCGACGCCCAGGCGCACGCGCCCGCGCGACGGCAGGAGACCTCGATG is a genomic window of Pseudofrankia inefficax containing:
- a CDS encoding sensor histidine kinase, which codes for MQLGASRDRLADALIGVAAAAGLLVDHALSRPGDATTPWQVLIAVVTGLALAGRRRLPVTSFAVTVTLVLLGLPMLHATRAAVTTTMVAAATIAHQGPRKISVVVGLALVPCVGLGVVLSRTDDAGWATFVAYTVVVLAAVAAGDAWRWRQETTRARAAALQARQAADAQARYDANRLRLARDLHDSVGHALVAINTQAGVAAHLHSRDADPGLVDALREIKLASAVALDELRATVRALRTDVRGTTSGSPLAMEAGSALTAEGIEALSRPLRAQGLVVEIVGSPATAAIPAGVAEAGYRIVQESLTNVLRHASATRVRVELDHGPDAVGIVVHDDGLGRSTPVTPKAGHGLVGMTERAEALGGTLTAGPGAGGWLVRARLPAVPPAGVNPPAISVL
- a CDS encoding response regulator: MTAGLRVVVADDQTLVRSGFAALLAAEPDIDVVGQAGTGADAVAEVTRTRPDVVLMDIRMPVLDGIEATRRIRADPALAGVQVLILTTFDLDDYVYGALRAGASGFLLKGMEPTALVHAVHLVRDGGALLAPSATRLLIDAQAHAPARRQETSMALAGNVTEREREVLVLVAEGLANADIADRLSISPLTVKSHLSSLLAKHNLATRVQLVVLAYESGLVIPGGP